The following coding sequences are from one Sardina pilchardus chromosome 16, fSarPil1.1, whole genome shotgun sequence window:
- the c16h4orf54 gene encoding uncharacterized protein C4orf54 homolog: MEASEKTLIYREDADPVRKLMTNSYLNTSTRPEEGEYVDLNDLLDVKAGDMKTVKVTFTGEGGQLAICKSSSASNGSPSMNSAPGEVEDSGKSPDPATIDSKSINHQSSGDVRAESAASGSFETASSEAPDATDNFMDCLESPAAIPDPAAVPRPHSAPPNTDTDPTCTDKELQYTDMNLGNKSDSEDDVTVVMSGDCTPNIAEDEFHYITTHEIQLSELDHDVDYEFETGSSWEIADDHQVYSFVDYASFDSDETAGEVGALARLKGNQAAGANTTLAAVSSLPESDPSELDKCAISDAHQHEASSAAAGQIHLSIKATSRAINEPSNGQEKDNILYHAAHTGDMSFFRSADANSDKLAESAKCYIALPGRMHFGRRLKGKDARSYSSGASSAVSELDDADKEVRNLTARAFKSLAYPYFDTINFSTSSESSLSESINRWSTFVDLKYGNVNVTKGRHPNLTSHPSTSNFKLGPRRNSTGMAGMTLASMRAPPVEVFALNGNLVDPKNAASARKKIELMQKLGQAKGGVITLTETLNFHCNVQSEMSGSERRAKFAQNAGGSRSTDEVTDTLPRGQGSAGSQQPSNAGETMEGTHKKAIFASSLLKNVISKKMQFEQERKMERGEIREQFRGASPCFSCYENENPKEKPPRGLQRQGSRYSEGDSDYTIVCLDDLGDIVDSSSCDAKDDNRTDATLTRASETNLESTNEAGIDTKKGAFEASKSTLLRSQNSAFRSWRDGELEFQKEHKNDKPPEGNLPPPNDNSGETDVDGDSGKSKLTKMSHLFLPSIQVVSNEGELCKGLPNVNYSLGEGGGLGVRASDNTLLVPDNARRVVTSKSPEIKISLRSVKDSRSDPFNIAKLLAPNIGCNAVNLIKTSDDSKCQALAAALKGESSDKVPHFTVRDIRDNKAKLQTPIHQVRDVRKLVKSSYHFVSLDNNESKPPVTGLDLNAEQKVFKQSPYRNPASLSPIVIKCQSVNTNSSVRQSGNLIEVSKRRLGEERQDLDRSSPQLPPEGARNGTPLVQRPTSRAYSINAKAAARGEPDATERGLNVESRSGARRAAAVEKSGEGGEKKPESKMANQAALEKLQAAVKTMEQLYVFDRNEWKRRAEPLAQPITDSHVLSLIASEEQGGGGAAAEDAGSAALLAAMATEARRDSYPAVDKSPAGTSSAFSPFSAPERNGHKTPTLPGTAAGSSSKGVGAALGGGGGQRPLPTVTCSAVRAPQASYTPKGFVPISPKLPVSLKISRARRVSEERERPSGESDRDRDRSLGAVQSSSAAAESENYLTIPVKPQARPGIAVAAGNSISTSGGGGGREKSVYTFTSSSAAKAQRHAPSPPAHLHLTHGASSRRHGGQSSGRQSPGRQRTGAVVMETRSPDTPPTATIYHHSVPMATAQPHLICFSPSVQHAMPTMPASMPGAMERKMLLDPTTGSYYLVDTPVPPPTTRRLFDPETGQYVDVPLPSAPPPQQAMTPVPLPMSPLALSPGAAYGHTLPYVFYPGFMPSPTLISARMPSQMAVVGGDVGGGEREKSGVGGQQGGGEGVYMESPYYVPTGVRSAPPSPPYLANPV, translated from the exons ATGGAAGCCTCCGAGAAGACCCTAATCTACCGGGAAGACGCTGATCCCGTGAGGAAGTTGATGACCAACTCCTATTTAAACACGAGCACGAGGCCCGAGGAAGGCGAATATGTGGACTTAAACGATTTGTTGGATGTTAAGGCGGGCGACATGAAAACAGTCAAAGTAACTTTTACGGGAGAAGGGGGCCAGTTGGCCATTTGTAAAAGCAGCTCCGCTTCGAACGGTTCGCCTTCGATGAACAGCGCGCCCGGGGAGGTCGAAGACTCCGGTAAATCACCCGACCCTGCCACCATTGACAGCAAATCTATTAATCACCAAAGCTCGGGGGACGTCAGAGCGGAAAGCGCCGCGTCAGGCTCGTTTGAAACAGCCTCCTCCGAAGCTCCCGACGCCACTGACAACTTCATGGACTGCCTGGAGTCACCCGCCGCCATCCCGGACCCTGCTGCCGTGCCTCGGCCCCACAGCGCGCCTCCCAACACCGACACCGACCCCACGTGCACGGACAAAGAACTACAATACACCGACATGAATCTGGGCAACAAAAGCGACTCCGAGGACGACGTTACGGTGGTGATGTCTGGCGACTGCACACCCAATATCGCCGAGGATGAGTTCCATTACATTACGACCCACGAGATCCAGCTCTCCGAGTTGGACCATGACGTGGACTACGAGTTTGAGACGGGATCCAGCTGGGAGATCGCGGACGACCACCAAGTTTACTCGTTTGTGGATTATGCCTCTTTTGACAGTGATGAAACGGCGGGGGAGGTCGGGGCTCTAGCGCGACTGAAAGGCAATCAGGCAGCGGGCGCAAATACGACTCTCGCAGCCGTCAGCAGTCTGCCTGAAAGCGATCCGAGTGAGCTGGACAAATGCGCCATCTCAGATGCGCACCAACACGAAGCCAGCAGCGCCGCAGCAGGGCAGAtccacctgtcaatcaaagccACTTCCCGCGCTATAAATGAGCCTAGCAACGGCCAAGAAAAGGACAACATTCTCTATCATGCCGCGCATACCGGAGACATGAGTTTTTTCAGGAGCGCGGACGCGAACTCAGATAAACTGGCTGAAAGCGCGAAATGTTACATCGCCCTCCCGGGGCGCATGCACTTCGGTAGGAGGCTGAAAGGCAAAGATGCTCGCTCCTACTCCAGCGGCGCGTCCAGTGCGGTCAGCGAGCTGGACGACGCGGATAAGGAAGTGCGTAACCTGACTGCCCGCGCGTTTAAGAGCCTGGCGTACCCCTATTTTGACACCATCAACTTCAGCACCTCCAGCGAGTCCTCGCTCTCAGAGAGCATCAACAGGTGGTCCACGTTTGTTGACCTGAAGTATGGCAACGTGAACGTGACAAAGGGGCGCCACCCCAACCTGACGTCCCACCCAAGCACATCCAACTTTAAACTGGGCCCGCGCAGGAACAGTACGGGCATGGCGGGGATGACGCTCGCCAGCATGAGAGCGCCCCCGGTCGAGGTGTTCGCGCTGAACGGCAACCTCGTTGACCCCAAAAACGCCGCATCTGCCCGCAAAAAAATAGAACTGATGCAGAAACTCGGGCAGGCCAAAGGCGGCGTGATCACGCTCACGGAAACGCTGAATTTTCACTGCAACGTGCAGTCGGAGATGTCGGGAAGTGAAAGGCGCGCGAAATTTGCGCAAAATGCAGGCGGATCACGTTCCACAGATGAAGTTACCGACACCTTGCCACGCGGGCAGGGGAGCGCGGGCAGCCAGCAGCCCAGCAATGCGGGGGAAACCATGGAAGGCACACACAAGAAAGCAATATTCGCTTCGAgccttctcaaaaatgtcatttCTAAGAAAATGCAATTTGAGCAGGAGCGCaagatggagaggggggagatcCGAGAACAGTTCCGGGGCGCCTCGCCCTGTTTCTCGTGCTATGAGAACGAAAACCCGAAGGAAAAACCTCCCCGGGGCTTGCAGAGACAGGGCTCGAGATACTCCGAGGGCGATTCGGACTATACCATCGTTTGTTTAGATGACCTGGGGGACATAGTGGACAGCAGCTCGTGCGATGCCAAGGACGACAACCGCACAGATGCCACCTTGACTCGTGCATCAGAAACGAATTTAGAATCGACAAATGAAGCAGGAATCGATACTAAAAAAGGAGCATTCGAAGCGTCCAAAAGCACGCTGCTTCGAAGCCAAAATAGCGCATTCAGATCCTGGAGGGACGGCGAGCTAGAGTTTCAAAAGGAACATAAAAACGATAAACCGCCGGAGGGGAACCTGCCACCGCCTAACGACAACTCGGGAGAAACGGACGTGGACGGGGATTCGGGCAAGAGCAAGCTCACTAAAATGTCGCATTTGTTTCTGCCGAGTATCCAAGTGGTGTCGAATGAGGGTGAACTTTGTAAAGGACTGCCGAATGTGAATTATTCGCTGGGAGAGGGCGGAGGGCTGGGAGTTCGCGCCTCCGACAATACCCTCCTTGTCCCAGACAACGCGCGGAGAGTGGTCACGTCGAAGTCACCCGAAATCAAGATAAGTTTACGGAGTGTGAAAGACAGCAGAAGCGACCCGTTCAACATCGCCAAGCTGCTCGCGCCCAATATAGGCTGCAACGCAGTCAACCTTATCAAGACATCTGACGACTCCAAATGCCAAGCGCTCGCCGCGGCGCTCAAGGGTGAGTCGTCCGACAAAGTGCCTCACTTCACGGTCAGAGACATTAGAGACAACAAGGCTAAGCTGCAGACGCCTATCCACCAGGTTAGGGACGTGCGCAAATTGGTGAAAAGCTCATATCACTTTGTTTCTTTGGATAATAACGAGAGCAAGCCTCCCGTCACGGGTCTTGACCTGAACGCAGAGCAGAAGGTATTCAAACAGAGTCCGTATCGCAATCCAGCATCCCTTTCCCCCATAGTGATAAAATGTCAGTCAGTGAATACAAATAGCAGCGTTAGGCAATCTGGAAATTTAATCGAGGTTTCTAAACGTAGACTTGGAGAAGAGCGACAGGACTTAGACAGGTCCTCCCCTCAGCTACCGCCAGAGGGCGCCAGAAACGGCACGCCGCTCGTGCAGAGACCCACGAGCAGAGCGTACTCCATCAACGCCAAAGCAGCAGCGCGCGGCGAGCCGGACGCGACCGAACGCGGCCTGAACGTCGAGAGCAGGAGCGGCGCGAGGAGAGCGGCGGCGGTGGAGAAGTCCGGCGAGGGCGGCGAGAAGAAGCCGGAGAGCAAGATGGCCAACCAGGCGGCTCTGGAGAAGCTGCAGGCGGCGGTCAAGACCATGGAGCAGCTGTACGTCTTCGACCGCAACGAGTGGAAGAGGCGGGCCGAGCCGCTGGCGCAGCCAATCACAGACAGCCACGTGCTGTCGCTCATCGCCAGCGAGGAGCAGGGCGGCGGCGGAGCAGCAGCGGAGGATGCTGGGAGCGCCGCCCTGCTGGCTGCCATGGCGACGGAGGCGCGGAGGGACTCGTACCCCGCCGTGGACAAGAGCCCCGCGGGCACCTCCTCCGCATTCTCCCCCTTCAGCGCGCCCGAGCGCAACGGGCACAAGACGCCCACCTTGCCTGGCACGGCggcgggcagcagcagcaagggGGTCGGCGCCGCTCTGGGTGGCGGCGGGGGTCAGAGGCCGTTGCCCACGGTGACGTGCAGCGCGGTGCGTGCCCCTCAGGCCTCCTACACGCCCAAGGGCTTCGTGCCCATCTCGCCCAAGCTGCCCGTCTCGCTCAAGATCTCGCGGGCGCGCCGGGTGTCCGAGGAGCGCGAGCGTCCGAGCGGCGAGAGCGACCGCGACCGTGACCGCTCCCTGGGGGCCGTCCAGAGCTCCTCCGCGGCCGCCGAGTCCGAGAACTACCTGACCATCCCCGTCAAGCCGCAGGCCAGGCCGGGCATCGCCGTCGCCGCCGgcaacagcatcagcaccagcggcggcggcggcgggcgagAGAAGTCCGTCTACACGTTCACCTCGTCGTCCGCTGCCAAGGCCCAGCGGCACGCGCCCAGCCCCCccgcccacctccacctcacgCACGGGGCGTCGTCACGGCGACACGGGGGCCAGTCGTCGGGGCGCCAGTCTCCAGGGCGCCAACGCACCGGCGCCGTCGTCATGGAGACGCGCTCGCCGGACACGccccccaccgccaccatctaccaccactcCGTCCCCATGGCGACGGCCCAGCCGCACCTCATCTGCTTCTCCCCGTCCGTCCAGCACGCCATGCCAACCATGCCCGCCTCTATGCCCGGCGCCATGGAGCGCAAGATGCTGCTGGACCCCACCACGGGCAGCTACTACCTGGTGGACACCcccgtgcccccccccaccacgcGCCGGCTCTTCGACCCCGAGACGGGGCAGTACGTGGACGTTCCGTTGCCCTCCGCCCCCCCGCCGCAGCAGGCCATGACCCCCGTGCCCTTGCCCATGTCGCCGCTGGCGCTCAGCCCTGGCGCAGCCTACGGGCACACGCTGCCCTACGTGTTCTACCCCGGCTTCATGCCCTCGCCCACGCTCATCTCCGCGCGCATGCCCTCCCAgatggcggtggtggggggCGATGTGGGGGGGGGCGAGCGGGAGAAGTCGGGCGTGGGGGGGCagcaggggggtggggagggcgtCTACATGGAGAGCCCCTACTACGTGCCCACGGGG gtgaggtcagcacccccctcccccccatatTTGGCCAATCCGGTGTGA